The DNA sequence GCGGGGCCGGCCAGCACGACGAGCGAGGTGCGCTCGAAGGACTCGCGGTCGACCACCACGGGCGCCCCGCGCCGCACGGTGGAGCGCCAGTGCACCCGTGAGCCGTCGCCGGAGGTCCACGACCGCAGCGCGTGGATGTCCGGCCCCGTGCGTCCGACCGTGAGCCGGCCGTGGTCGCCGTCGCCGGCGACCGGGACCGGCTCGACCCGCACGTGCTCGTCGATCCCGGCGGCCACCGTGCGGGCGAGCGGGTAGACGTCGCCGTGCACCCGGCGCACGAGGCCGAACGGCGCGAAGGTCCAGCCGATGACGGCGCGCTCGGTGTGGGTGCCGCGCCGGTCGGGCCGCAGGTCGACCGGCACCGTGCGGGACTCGCCCGGGGCCAGCGGGTCGACGAGCAGGTCGAGCACGAGCGAGTCGCCGCCGGTGAGCAGCCGGAGGCGGTGCTGCGGGACGCGCCGGGAGCCGGCGCGCAGCACGAGCCGGGCCCGGGTGGGCTCGCCGGCCACCTCGCGCTCGGGCAGCAGCAGCGCGGTGTCGACGTGCGGCAGCACCGGCGAGGCGACCCACGACACGACGAGACCGGCGTAGGCCAGGCACGAGATGAGGTACATCCACACGTCGCCGCGGGCGTAGCCGAGCAGGGCCAGGGCCGTGGCCGCCGCGAGCAGCCACGTGCCGGCGCGGGTGAGGGACCGGCGGCTGCGGCAGCGGGTGGCCGCCGTCATGGCTCAGGCGCCGAGGGGGACGGGGACGCGGGCCAGGATGTCGTCGAGGGCGTCGCCGGGATCGCCGCCGGCACCGATGACGCGGTGCGCCAGCGCCGCGCGGGCGATCGCCTGGAGGTCCTCCGGCACGAGGAACTCGCGGCCGTGGACGACGGCCCAGGCCTGCGCGGTCCGCACGAACGAGATGGCCGCGCGCGAGCTCGCGCCGTGGGCCACCCGCGGGTGCTCGCGGGTCGCCCGCACCAGGGCGAGGGCGTACGCCGACACCACGGGCGCGACGTACACCGCGCGCACCGCGGAGCAGCAGGCGCGCCAGGTGGCGACGTCGATGACGGGCGGGAGGTCGGTGACCGTGGCGTGGTGGACCTGGTCCCGCAGCACGCGCAGCTCGTCGGCCTCGGAGAGCGGCTCGAGGGTGACCCGCAGCGCGAACCGGTCGAGCTGGCCCTCGGGCAGGGGGTAGGCGCCGTGCTGCTCGAGCGGGTTCTGCGTGGCGATCACGGTGAACGGCGTCGGCAACGGGTGGCTGACGCCGTCGACGGTGACCGTGCCCTCCTCCATCGCCTCGAGGAACGCGGCCTGCGTGCGCGGCGGCGTGCGGTTGAGCTCGTCCACGAGCAGCACGTGGGAGAAGACCGGGCCGGGCACGAACGTGAACGACTGGCTCACCTGGTTCCACACCGAGGAGCCCGTGACGTCCGAGGGCAGCAGGTCCGGGGCGCCCTGCACCCGGCGGAAGTCGGCGGCCACGGAGCGGGCGAACGCGTGCGCCAGCGTGGTCTTGCCGTTGCCCGGCGTGTCCTCGATGAGGACGTGGCCGCCGGAGAGGAACGCGGCGGCCAGCATCCGCACGGCCAGCGGCTGGCCGCGCACGACCTCGGACACGTTGTCGACCAGGCGCGAGGCGAGGGCCGTCACGGCCGCAGGGCTCAGCGCCTGCGGGAGGGTGTCGGCGGTCACCGGGTGGCCTTCCGTCAGGGGACGTCCCCGCTGACATCGACCCGATCCGGCCGGATCTTGAGCGCGGCAGCCGCTCGCGCGGCCGGCGTCGTCCCAGGTCAGGCCGCCGGCGCGGTCACAGCCCGGGGTAGGTCAGGCCGATCTGGCGGCGCACCTCGTCGAGGGTCTCGAGGATCGCGACCGTCTCGTCGAGCGGCATGACCGGCGACTCGGCCAGCCCGGCGCGCAGGCACCGGCCCACCTCGGCGGCCTCGAACCGCAGGCCGTTGCCCTCGACGGGGATGTCGATCTCCTCCACGACGCCGTCGCGCCGGCCGTCGCGCAGGGTCACGCGCACGGGCGCCGGCCGGTAGAACGTCGAGAGCACGTCGATGCGCCCGTCGCGGCCGTTGATCGTGGCGAAGCACGCCGAGCGGGTGCGCAGCGACGTCGTGAGCACGGCGTGGGCGCCGCCGTCGTGCCGCAGCACCATCGACGTGGTGGCGTCGACACCGGTGAAGGCCGGGTCGCTCACCGCGGTGACGGTCGTGGGCGTGCCGAGCAGCATCGAGGCGAACGACACCGGGTAGATGCCGAGGTCGAGCAGCGCGCCGCCGCCGAGCTCCGGGGCGAACAGCCGGAACTCGGGGTCGTCCTCGAACCACTGGCCGTGGTCGGCCGTGAGCAGCACCACCTCGCCGATGCGGCCGGAGGCCACGATGTCGCGCACGGCGGCGACGTGCGGCAGGAACCGCGTCCACATCGCCTCCATCAGGAACGTGCCGCGCGCGCGGGCGGCGTCCACGAGCGAGCGCGCCTGCGCCGCGTCCATCGTGAACGGCTTCTCCAGCAGCACGGCCTTGCCGGCCTCGATCGCCAGCATCGCGGCGTCGTGGTGCATCGGGTGGGGCGTGGCGACGTAGACGACGTCGACGTCCTCGTCGGCGACCAGGTCGGCGTACGACGCGTGCTGGTGGGCGACGCCGAAGCGCTCGGCGAACGCGGCGTGCGCGCCCGCGTGGCGGGCGCCGACGGCCACCACCTCGTGGTCGGGCAGCAGGACGAGGTCCTCGCAGAAGGACGTGGCGATGCCGCCCGCGCCGAGGATGCCCCAGCGCACGGGCCGGTCGTCGGGGATCGGTGTGCTCATGCGGCCATCCAACCCCGGCGACGGGTGCGGCGTCAGCCCGGGACGTCGTGCGCGAGGAGGTGCACGAGCGTGGCGCTCTCCGGCACGTGCACCGGCATCGGCAGCCCGACGTGGCCGAGCAGCGCGCCCTCGACGTCCGCACCCTGCTCCACCCACGGGGGGACGCGCTTGCCCGGCGACCACATCGCCCCCGGCAGCGGCACCCGCTCCACCCGGTAGCGGCGTGCGGGGTCGAGGCCGGGCAGCCGCACGGGGACGGGGGTGGTGGCGTCGGTGGAGCCGAGCTGGGCGTAGCAGAACAGCGCCTCCGAGCGGTCGTGGGCGACGACGCCGTGCACGAGGGCCGAAGGGTCCGGGTGGTCGGCGCGCACGACCCGGCCGCCGTGCAGCAGCGGCCGGAACCGCTTGTGCACGTCGATCACCGCGGCGACCCCGGCGCGGTCCTCGGCCGAGGCGGAGGCGAGGTCCCACTCGAACCCGAGGTGCCCGAAGAGCGCCGTCGCGGCGCGGAAGGGCAGCACGTGCGTGCGCGCGGTGGTGTGCGACCAGGCCGACCCGACGTGCGCGCCCATGAGCTCGGGCGGCAGCAGGTAGGTGAAGGTGCGCTGGATCCGCGCGCGCTCGAGCGGGTCGTTGCAGTCCGACGTCCAGAACCGGTCCGTGCGTGCCGCGATGCCCAGGTCGACCCGGCCGCCGCCCGAGGCGCACGACTCGATCTCCACCCCCGGGTGCCGCCGGCGCAGCTCGTCGAGCAGGGCGTAGAGGGCGAGGGTCTGCGCGTGGACGCCGGCGGCGCCGTGCGCGTCGCCCGGGGAGACGAGGTCGCGGTTCATGTCCCACTTGAGGTAGCCGATCGCGTGCTCGGACAGCAGCGCGTCGAGCCGCTCGAGCAGGTACGCCGACACCTCCGGGCGGGCGAGGTCCAGCACCAGCTGGTGGCGTCCGAGCACGGGCTCCTGCCCGGCCACGCCGAGCACCCAGTTGGGGTGGGCGCGGAACAGGTCGCTGTCCGGGTTGACCATCTCCGGCTCCACCCAGAGCCCGAACTCCAGGCCCAGCCCGGTGACGTGGTCGACGAGGGGGCCGAGGCCGTCCGGGAAGGAGCGCTCGTCGACGTACCAGTCGCCCAGCGACGAGGTGTCGTCGTCGCGGCCCCGGAACCAGCCGTCGTCGAGCACGAACCGCTCGACGCCGACCTCGGCCGCGACGTCGGCCAGCGCGCGGAGCCGCTCGAGGTCGTGCTGGAAGTAGACGGCCTCCCAGGTGTTGAGCAGCACCTTGCGCGGCGTGCGCGGGTGCGTGGGCCGGGCCCGCACGTGGGCGTGGAACGCGTCGCTGATCCCGCCCAGGCCGTCGGGGGAGTACGCCGCGAGCACCGGGGGCGCGTCGTAGGTCGCCCCGGGGGCCAGCCGGACCTCGCCGGGCAGCAGCAGCTCGGCCACGGACAGCGTGCGCCGGCCGTCGGGCAGCCCCTCGGCCCGCACGGCGTGGTCGCCGCTCCACGCCAGGTGCGCCGCCCACACCTCGCCGGACTGCTCGCGGAACGCCGGCGTGCCCACCAGGAGCGTGGGCGCCGACTCGTGCGACGTGCGGCCCCGGCGGCTCTCGAGCACGACGGCGCCGCGGCCGAGGGTGGTGCGCTGCTCCTGCCCCTCCTTCGCCCAGCGGCCGGTGAGCGAGAGCACCTCGACCGCCCGCGCGGGCACCGGCAGCACGGGGGCGAGCCCGGCGACCACGAGCACGTCGTCGCCCTCGTTGCGCACGGAGCAGGTCACCGCGAGCACGCCGTGGGCGTCGAGCGAGACCTCCAGGTCCACCGCGACGCCCGCGGCGGGGTCCGAGCCGGACCAGCGCAGCGACGCGCCGCCGGCCTCGCTCGACGTGCGCACCAGCCGCGGGGCGAACCCGGTGCCGTCCGGCCGGTGGGCGTCCAGGCCGCCGCCCGCGGACCAGCCGCGCGAGCGCTCGGGCAGCAGCGACAGCGGCGGGACGTCGTCGAGCCCGCCCTGGGGCACGGCCGTGCCGCCCGGGTCGAGCAGGTCGAGCGCGGCGCCCTCGGGCAGCGGCGCGCCCCAGTGCAGCACCTGGGGCACGGCGTCGTCGTGGGTGAGCACCACCACCGCGCCGGGGCTGCGCAGGACGGCGTGGGGCGTGGGCGAGGTGGGCCGGGAGGTCACGGAGGACGACTCTGCCGCACGCCGTCGCCGGGTGGCGACGGGTGCGGCAGAGGTTCGTGCGGTGCTGCGGGTCAGACGCGGAACGGCTGGATGCCGTCGGCCGGCACGGTGCCCAGGCGGCCCGCCTGGAAGTCCTCGAAGGCCTGCATCAGCTCGCGCTGGGTGTTCATGACGAACGGGCCCATCCAGGCCACCGGCTCGCGGATCGGCTGCCCGCCGAGGAGCACCACCTCGAGGGCCGGGGCGTTGCCGTCCTGCGCGGAGTCGGCCGCGAGGGTGAGGCTGCCGCCGTCGCCGAGCACGGCCAGCTGCCCGGTGCGGACCGGCCGGCGCTCCTCGCCGACCGTGCCGCGCCCGGAGAGCACGTAGGCGAGCGCGTTGAAGTCGCGCCGCCACGGGATCGTCATCGACGCCCCCGGGCTCACGGTGGCGTGCACCATCGTCATCGGGGTGTACGTGGATCCCGGACCGGCGTGGCCGCCGAGCTCGCCCGCGATCACCCGGAGCAGGGCGCCGCCGTCGTCGCTGGTGAGCAGGGCGACCTGCGAGGCCCGCAGGTCCTGGTAGCGCGGGTCGTTCCACTTCGCGGCCCGGGGCAGGTTGACCCACAGCTGGAGGCCGTGGAACAGCCCGCCGGCGACCACGAGGGCCTCGGGCGGGGTCTCGATGTGGAGCAGGCCGCTGCCGGCGGTCATCCACTGCGTGTCGCCGTCGCTGATGACGCCGCCGCCGCCGTGCGAGTCCTGGTGGATGAACGCGCCGTCGATGATGTAGGTGACCGTCTCGAACCCGCGGTGGGGGTGCCAGGGCGTGCCCTTGGGCTCGCCGGCGGCGTACTCCACCTCGCCCATCTGGTCCATCATGATGAACGGGTCGAGCAGCGACTGGTCGACTCCCGCGAACGCCCGGCGCACCGGGAAGCCCTCGCCCTCGAGGCCGCTCGGCGCGGTCGTCACGCTGCGGACCGGACGCGGCGCGGCCAGCCCGGGATCGGGCCGCCTCACCCGCGGCAGCACGGTGATGTCGTCGACGGTGACCGCCGGCATGGCTCCTCCTGGGGTCGGGCGGGACGTGCGGAACAGGTAGTTCAATGCTCAACTATTGTCCCGCATTCCCCGTTTCTACAGCAGGGTGGCCGTCACCGTGATGTCGGGGACGCCGGCGAGCGCCTTGCTCACGGGGCAGCCGGCCTTGGCGGCGGCCGCGGCCTCCGCGAATGACTCCTGCGTCGCGCCCGGCACGGTGCCGTCGACGGTGAGCCGGACGGCCACGATGGCGAGCCCGGTGTCGTTACGGCCGAGCTCGACCTCGGCGCTCACCGACAGGCTCGTGGGGGGCGTGCCGGCCTGGGTGAGGCCGTTGGACAGCGACATCGCGTAGCAGGCCGAGTGCGCGGCCGCGATGAGCTCCTCCGGGCTGGTCATGCCGTCCGGCTCGCCCGCTCGGCTGGGGAAGGTGACCGGGAACTCGCCGGCGTTGCTCGAGTCGAGGGTGACCACCCCCGAGCCGGTCTGCAGCTCACCGGTCCACCGGGTGGTCGCGTCACGAACGGGCATGGCTCCTCCTCGACATGGGATGCTGGCGCTCGCCCCAACCCTCGACCCTGCCGGGATGTTCCGCACCCGCTGGGCCGAGGCGGCCGGCCGGTCCGCCCGCGCGGCGGCACCGCCCGTCCGGGGGCTCAGGCACGGGGGCCCGTGTGTCGACAGGACGGTCATGAGCGAGGAGACGCTCGGCGGCCCCGAGGGGCGCCGGCCCCGCCGGGCCTGGAACGTGCGCGTCCTGGCCATCGGCGCCGGCATGGTCGTCGTCGCCGCCCTCGGCGTCCGGTTCCCCGACGTCGTGCCCACCACGTTCCTGTGGGTGGGGGTGGTCGCGGCCGCCGCGTTCGCCACCCCCCGGGCCACGGCAGGGCTCGCCGTGCTCGGGCTCGCCCTCGCGCTGGCCGCAGGCCTCGCGACCGACCAGGGCCCGCTGACCACGTTCTGGCTGCGGCTGGTGGCGTGGCTCGCGGTGTCCGCCGTGGCGGTGGGCCTGGCCCGGGCGCGCACCCGCCGCGAGGCGCACCTGTGGGACCTCGCCACCAGCGACCCGCTCACCGGGCTGGCCAACCGGCGGCTGCTGCTCGAGCGGCTCGAGGCCCAGCTCTCCGTGCGCGGCCGCACCGAGGACGCCGCCGTCCTCTACCTCGACCTCGACCGGTTCAAGCAGGTCAACGACACGCGCGGGCACGACGTCGGCGACGCCGTGCTCGTGGAGGTCGCGGCCCGGCTCCGCTGGGCCGTGCGCCGCGAGGACACCGTGGCGCGGCTCGGTGGCGACGAGTTCGTCGTCGCGTGCGCCGCGATCGAGGGCGAGCCGGGGGTCGAGCACCTCGCCCGGCGGATCACCGAGTCGCTCCAGGAGCCGATCGCCGTGCGCGGCGCGCCGGCGACCGTGGGCGTGACGATCGGGGTGCTGCTCGTGGCGCCGGACGAGCGCCCCGACGCCGAATCGGCGCTGCACGCCGCGGACACCCTGCTCCTCGAGGCCAAGGCCCGGTCCGGCACGGGGGTGCGGCTGCTCCAGGCGCGTTACCGTCCCGCCGGGCTGCCCGGGCGCACGAGCAGCGTCGACCCGGCCGCCTCCGCCTGACGCCCCGCTGAGCGAACCGGGTCGCGCCGACCCGCCCGGGTGATCGGACGGGGGGCGGACGCCGGGCCGCGGGCGTGCCAGGATGGCCGACGGCGCGACGTCGGACGGTCGTGCCGCCGACCAGCTGCACGGACGCTCCGGGGAGACGATCACGTGACCTTCAGCCGTCGGGCGCGCATCGCACGCGCCACGGTCCTGCTCACCGCCGCCGGGATCGCCGCGGCCACCCTGCCGGGGGCCACGGCGCAAGCCGTGGTCGACACCCCGCAGTTCGGCTACATCGAGTGCTCCACGGGGGACGCGACGACCTGCGACCAGGTGCTCTGGTCCGGCCCCGCGACCGGATCGAGCCCCGCGCCGGTCGCGCTCACGCCCACCTCCGGGCACTACCAGACCTACAGCTACGACATGACCGAGTCCGGCGACACCTGGGTCGTCGGCCTGCGCCACGGCCCCGTCGTCGACGACGGCTTCGACTCCACCACGGGCCTCGTGCTGGTGCACCGCGGCAGCGGGCCCGGCCACCCCGTCACGAGCCGGGTGCTGAGCACCTCGTGGGAGGCCAACCCGGTGATCCGCCGCTCGGACGGCAAGTTCGTGTGGTGGCTCAGCGGCGGGGTGCTGCACAAGTTCACGGCGTCCTACGACGAGACCACCGGCGCCATCTCGGGCACCGCGTCCACCATGGCCGCCCCGGCGCTGGCCGGCGGCCCGCTGGAGATCGCCACCCGTCTCGCCGTGTCGCCCGGCGGTCTGCACGCCGCGGTGCTGTTCCACAACGACACCGTCGACGGCTCCGGCGCGGTGACCAACCACCGCGACCGCGTCGTGGCGGCGTACCTGCTCACGCAGGCGGGTGCCACCCAGCCCTACTTCCAGAAGACCTACGACACCAGCGGCTCGGACAAGACCGCCCCGCTGAGCAACACGTTCACGTTCACCGACGAGACCACGCTGCTCTACGACGAGTACCAGTTCGCCGCGGGCAGCTCGCCCACGGCGGTGTCCGCCGTCAGCGCGACGATCCCGTCGTCCGGGCCGCGCACCTCGGCCACCACGGCGGTGCCGGCGCTCGACGACTACTACGACGTGCACGCCATGGGCAGCGGCCCGGTCACCTACTGGGCCTGGAAGGACACCGCCGGCTCGCCGCTGACGTCCACCGCCGGCTCCACCACCGACCTGGGCACGGCGCCCACGCCGCTGTCGGGCCCCCGCGACAACGGCGACACCAGCTACCGGTACGTCCCGACGTCGTCCACGCCGGCGCCGATGCCGTCGGCGGCCAACCGCGCCACGGCCCACGCGCACCTCGTGCTCTCCGCCAAGCGTGTGCTGTCCGGCAAGCGCCCGGCCTTCTGGGGCTACAACCTCTACCTCCAGCCGGCCGTGGGCTCGACCTACAGCGACGCCTACGCCGACGAGGTCGACGCCGGCACCCTGCACTGGCAGGCGGTGGGCACGCAGTTCGTCGGGTCGCAGGCCACCTCGGGCTCCGGTGCCTTCCAGGCCGGCTCGGCCACCTACCTCGGCTACACGCCGACGCTCTCGCGCAACACCTACGTGTGGTGGAGCTACTCGGGCGACTACCTCACCCGGCCCGGGTCCTCGGCCAAGTCGCTCGTGGTCGTGGTGCCGCGGATGGGCCTGAGCGTGAAGTCCAGCGGCATCCGCCACATCGTCTACGGCCACGTGGCACGCCGGTACGGCGGCGTCACGCTCTACCGCGTGCGCGGGTCGTCGCTGCAGAAGATCGCGACCGCGAAGATCACCGCGCAGGGCGACTTCAGCTTCGGCAGCCGGGTGCTCTACCGCGGGACCTACAAGGTGATCTCCGCCGGCGACAAGTACTGGGCCCAGGCGGCCGCCCGCACCACGATCTGACCCTGAGCGGCCGCCCGGGTGGACGGCGCGCCGGGACCCCCCACGTGAGGGTGTCGTCGGCATGCGGGTCGTGGCACCATCCGCCGTGGTCCCGCACCCCGCGGGACGCCCACGACACGGGGGACCGCATGACCCACCCGCGCCCGCGCCGCCGCGCCGCGCTCGCCGCCACACTCGCCGCCGGCCTCGGCCTCGCCCTGCTCTCCGCCGCGCCCGTCCAGGCGCTCGGCGCCGGTCCGTACGTCGTCTACGTCGACGCGACGGACGGCTCGATGCACGTCGGCGACCCGGACGCGACCGAGACCCAGCCCGTCTCGACCGGGGGCTTCGTCTCCGGGCAGCTCGACGCCTCCTCCGACGGCAGCGTCGTGGCGGTCGTGGGCGCGTCGGGGCCGCCGAGCGCGCCGTACTACGACATGGCGCACGGGCTCGTGGTGTCCGACTCCGGTGCCACGC is a window from the Frankiales bacterium genome containing:
- a CDS encoding AAA domain-containing protein, which gives rise to MTADTLPQALSPAAVTALASRLVDNVSEVVRGQPLAVRMLAAAFLSGGHVLIEDTPGNGKTTLAHAFARSVAADFRRVQGAPDLLPSDVTGSSVWNQVSQSFTFVPGPVFSHVLLVDELNRTPPRTQAAFLEAMEEGTVTVDGVSHPLPTPFTVIATQNPLEQHGAYPLPEGQLDRFALRVTLEPLSEADELRVLRDQVHHATVTDLPPVIDVATWRACCSAVRAVYVAPVVSAYALALVRATREHPRVAHGASSRAAISFVRTAQAWAVVHGREFLVPEDLQAIARAALAHRVIGAGGDPGDALDDILARVPVPLGA
- a CDS encoding diguanylate cyclase — encoded protein: MLGLALALAAGLATDQGPLTTFWLRLVAWLAVSAVAVGLARARTRREAHLWDLATSDPLTGLANRRLLLERLEAQLSVRGRTEDAAVLYLDLDRFKQVNDTRGHDVGDAVLVEVAARLRWAVRREDTVARLGGDEFVVACAAIEGEPGVEHLARRITESLQEPIAVRGAPATVGVTIGVLLVAPDERPDAESALHAADTLLLEAKARSGTGVRLLQARYRPAGLPGRTSSVDPAASA
- a CDS encoding pirin family protein, producing the protein MPAVTVDDITVLPRVRRPDPGLAAPRPVRSVTTAPSGLEGEGFPVRRAFAGVDQSLLDPFIMMDQMGEVEYAAGEPKGTPWHPHRGFETVTYIIDGAFIHQDSHGGGGVISDGDTQWMTAGSGLLHIETPPEALVVAGGLFHGLQLWVNLPRAAKWNDPRYQDLRASQVALLTSDDGGALLRVIAGELGGHAGPGSTYTPMTMVHATVSPGASMTIPWRRDFNALAYVLSGRGTVGEERRPVRTGQLAVLGDGGSLTLAADSAQDGNAPALEVVLLGGQPIREPVAWMGPFVMNTQRELMQAFEDFQAGRLGTVPADGIQPFRV
- a CDS encoding OsmC family peroxiredoxin, which codes for MPVRDATTRWTGELQTGSGVVTLDSSNAGEFPVTFPSRAGEPDGMTSPEELIAAAHSACYAMSLSNGLTQAGTPPTSLSVSAEVELGRNDTGLAIVAVRLTVDGTVPGATQESFAEAAAAAKAGCPVSKALAGVPDITVTATLL
- a CDS encoding alpha-galactosidase; this encodes MRSPGAVVVLTHDDAVPQVLHWGAPLPEGAALDLLDPGGTAVPQGGLDDVPPLSLLPERSRGWSAGGGLDAHRPDGTGFAPRLVRTSSEAGGASLRWSGSDPAAGVAVDLEVSLDAHGVLAVTCSVRNEGDDVLVVAGLAPVLPVPARAVEVLSLTGRWAKEGQEQRTTLGRGAVVLESRRGRTSHESAPTLLVGTPAFREQSGEVWAAHLAWSGDHAVRAEGLPDGRRTLSVAELLLPGEVRLAPGATYDAPPVLAAYSPDGLGGISDAFHAHVRARPTHPRTPRKVLLNTWEAVYFQHDLERLRALADVAAEVGVERFVLDDGWFRGRDDDTSSLGDWYVDERSFPDGLGPLVDHVTGLGLEFGLWVEPEMVNPDSDLFRAHPNWVLGVAGQEPVLGRHQLVLDLARPEVSAYLLERLDALLSEHAIGYLKWDMNRDLVSPGDAHGAAGVHAQTLALYALLDELRRRHPGVEIESCASGGGRVDLGIAARTDRFWTSDCNDPLERARIQRTFTYLLPPELMGAHVGSAWSHTTARTHVLPFRAATALFGHLGFEWDLASASAEDRAGVAAVIDVHKRFRPLLHGGRVVRADHPDPSALVHGVVAHDRSEALFCYAQLGSTDATTPVPVRLPGLDPARRYRVERVPLPGAMWSPGKRVPPWVEQGADVEGALLGHVGLPMPVHVPESATLVHLLAHDVPG
- a CDS encoding gfo/Idh/MocA family oxidoreductase translates to MSTPIPDDRPVRWGILGAGGIATSFCEDLVLLPDHEVVAVGARHAGAHAAFAERFGVAHQHASYADLVADEDVDVVYVATPHPMHHDAAMLAIEAGKAVLLEKPFTMDAAQARSLVDAARARGTFLMEAMWTRFLPHVAAVRDIVASGRIGEVVLLTADHGQWFEDDPEFRLFAPELGGGALLDLGIYPVSFASMLLGTPTTVTAVSDPAFTGVDATTSMVLRHDGGAHAVLTTSLRTRSACFATINGRDGRIDVLSTFYRPAPVRVTLRDGRRDGVVEEIDIPVEGNGLRFEAAEVGRCLRAGLAESPVMPLDETVAILETLDEVRRQIGLTYPGL